A genome region from Triticum aestivum cultivar Chinese Spring chromosome 2B, IWGSC CS RefSeq v2.1, whole genome shotgun sequence includes the following:
- the LOC123041563 gene encoding uncharacterized protein — protein sequence MDSSGQEGGGVAQVVDPEGEEQTEYPPQGLRNDSAQEGGGVAQVDEPEGEEPTEYPPRGLRNDSARVFPHKLCKSTYITRLSFKRWEKTVKQFSDIQLGHVRKYKMEALLHMPKKLKIPMNLLEWIDQHMFGTKEPCFKHKNKVIKITKDMVDKIFDFPGGTKPFVFSSDDPQVKAEVTQLRNKYIDHRNKMLINKIEEVMLSDETEDGFIRSFTFYFLSSILCPASYCFGNTKFLYSLRDVSAIPSLDFAQLALDFMREESERHLEMIMNRPSVEEMNKSSYIGGCLPIWGIIYLDFVDFDFIDNHQSTVDYSLPRICHVKTEDFKYLALVDRNYESRKFFGVLPLRDISHTPYYNVGPINNAPDADGVINSTPYVEVNNANSVPEALHENTSIDSKSPHTISEIPSSTAKVEADLKPKPEPHLKTEVPSSDVLKPEPIGPKFENIFVLNSVYKTPIFPAHTSNVNTNSVHQETTSQPKEVVFLSAKADDIKFSTEVNAKRSFILISSASGNERVKRFQGTPILIDDDSPTTPAAATNEVIPASHCDTSEGIPMNMEFSVQLGYSSLNNAEAGPSTRPNTIEKKNRKKRAAKLQSPDAPKKLKISQEVDIFFSKYLRKPIFQE from the exons ATGGATTCCTCTG GACAAGAAGGAGGTGGGGTTGCCCAAGTTGTTGATCCAGAAGGGGAGGAACAAACTGAATATCCCCCTCAAGGTCTCCGCAATGACTCAG CCCAAGAAGGAGGTGGGGTTGCCCAAGTTGATGAACCAGAAGGTGAGGAACCAACTGAATATCCGCCACGAGGTCTCCGCAATGACTCAG CTCGGGTATTCCCTCACAAGTTATGCAAGTCTACTTACATTACCAGACTGTCTTTCAAGCGTTGGGAAAAAACTGTGAAGCAGTTTAGTGACATTCAGTTAGGCCATGTGAGAAAGTACAAAATGGAAGCTCTACTTCATATGCCAAAGAAACTTAAAATCCCCATGAATCTGCTTGAATGGATAGATCAACACATGTTTGGAACTAAAGAGCCCTGTTTCAAGCATAAGAATAAAGTTATCAAGATTACTAAAGATATGGTCGACAAAATTTTCGATTTCCCTGGTGGCACCAAGCCTTTTGTATTCAGTAGCGATGATCCCCAAGTGAAAGCAGAGGTTACACAGTTGAGGAACAAGTATATTGATCATCGGAACAAAATGCTAATTAATAAAATAGAGGAGGTGATGCTTAGTGATGAGACAGAAGATGGTTTTATTAGGAGCTTCACATTTTATTTTCTATCATCTATTTTGTGCCCTGCATCATATTGTTTTGGCAACACCAAGTTCTTGTACTCTCTAAGAGATGTTTCTGCTATTCCTTCTCTCGACTTTGCGCAATTGGCACTGGATTTCATGCGTGAGGAGTCAGAGCGTCACTTAGAAATGATCATGAACAGACCAAGTGTTGAGGAAATGAACAAGTCTTCATATATTGGGGGATGTCTTCCTATTTGGGGA ATCATTTATCTGGATTTTGTTGATTTCGATTTTATTGATAATCATCAGTCTACTGTGGATTATTCTCTTCCACGGATATGTCATGTTAAGACAGAAGATTTCAAGTATCTTGCATTGGTTGATAGGAATTATGAGTCtaggaaattttttggtgttttACCA CTGCGAGACATATCACATACCCCATATTACAATGTCGGGCCTATTAACAATGCTCCCGACGCTGATGGTGTGATTAACTCAACTCCTTATGTGGAG GTCAACAATGCAAATAGTGTTCCTGAAGCTCTACATGAGAACACGTCAATTGATTCAAAAAGTCCTCATACCATTTCAGAAATTCCCAGTTCCACTGCAAAAGTTGAAGCAGATTTAAAACCAAAACCAGAGCCACATTTGAAAACAGAG GTTCCCTCCAGTGATGTCCTTAAGCCGGAGCCAATCGGACCAAAATTTGAG AACATTTTTGTCCTGAATTCGGTGTACAAAACACCAATATTCCCAGCTCATACTTCAAATGTGAACACCAACTCTGTCCACCAAGAAACTACTTCACAACCTAAG GAAGTAGTTTTTCTATCAGCTAAAGCAGATGATATCAAATTTTCCACTGAAGTTAATGCAAAAAGAAGTTTTATACTCATCAGTTCTGCCTCTGGAAATGAAAGAGTCAAGCGTTTTCAAGGAACTCCAATTCTTATTGATGATGATTCTCCTACCACTCCTGCTGCCGCGACTAACGAAGTGATACCAGCCTCTCACTGTGATACAAGTGAAGGAATTCCAATGAACATGGAGTTTTCTGTCCAACTAG GCTATTCTTCATTGAATAATGCAGAAGCTGGACCAAGTACAAGACCTAATACAATtgaaaagaagaacaggaaaaaaAGAGCAGCTAAACTTCAATCTCCTGATGCACCAAAGAAACTGAAAATATCTCAAGAAGTGGACATTTTCTTCTCCAAATATTTGAGGAAGCCTATCTTTCAAGAATAG